One genomic segment of Bradyrhizobium prioriisuperbiae includes these proteins:
- a CDS encoding DUF3551 domain-containing protein translates to MRNVILAVLAALGLGLVVGFMPPPATAASSYPVCLYDRDRNDCSFSSMGQCMAAASGTGGSCRANAAYAGGGRTSFNDEPAPRVRAKKKRWYKEYY, encoded by the coding sequence ATGCGAAACGTCATATTGGCCGTTTTGGCCGCATTGGGGCTCGGATTGGTCGTTGGTTTCATGCCGCCACCGGCGACTGCGGCGTCGAGCTATCCGGTCTGTCTGTATGACCGCGACCGCAACGATTGCAGCTTCAGCTCCATGGGGCAATGCATGGCGGCAGCATCGGGCACCGGAGGCAGTTGCCGGGCCAATGCGGCCTACGCAGGGGGAGGACGTACGTCCTTCAACGATGAGCCGGCCCCGCGCGTGCGGGCCAAAAAGAAACGCTGGTACAAAGAGTACTATTGA
- the tsf gene encoding translation elongation factor Ts, whose protein sequence is MTAITAAMVKELREKTGAGMMDCKQALSETNGDMEAAVDWLRKKGLSKAAKKAGRVAAEGLIGAVLAGTKGVLVEVNSETDFVARNEQFQGLVKMIGQVALKTGADVEKIKAAKVGSATVEVAIADAIATIGENMSLRRAAELSVGNGVVASYLHNSVADGLGKMGVIVALESTGATDELAALGRQIAMHIAAANPSALDAAGLDPEVVRREKDVLADKYRQQGKADNVIEKIVESGLKTYYKEVCLLEQAFIHDTGKSVAQAVKEAEGKVGAPVKVAGFVRYALGEGIEKQESDFAAEVAAASGQNNKPA, encoded by the coding sequence ATGACAGCGATTACTGCGGCAATGGTCAAGGAACTGCGCGAGAAGACCGGCGCCGGCATGATGGACTGCAAGCAGGCGCTCAGCGAGACCAATGGCGACATGGAAGCCGCGGTCGATTGGTTGCGCAAGAAGGGCCTCTCGAAGGCCGCCAAGAAGGCCGGCCGTGTGGCCGCCGAAGGCCTGATCGGAGCAGTGCTCGCTGGCACCAAGGGCGTGCTGGTCGAGGTCAATTCGGAAACCGATTTCGTCGCTCGCAACGAGCAGTTCCAGGGCCTGGTCAAGATGATCGGTCAGGTCGCGCTGAAAACTGGCGCCGACGTCGAGAAGATCAAGGCCGCCAAGGTCGGCTCCGCCACGGTTGAGGTGGCGATCGCCGACGCTATCGCCACCATCGGCGAGAACATGTCGCTGCGCCGCGCCGCCGAGCTGTCGGTCGGCAATGGCGTGGTCGCGAGCTACCTGCATAACTCGGTGGCCGATGGTCTCGGCAAGATGGGGGTGATCGTGGCCCTCGAATCGACCGGCGCGACCGATGAGCTGGCGGCACTGGGCCGCCAGATCGCGATGCATATTGCGGCAGCAAATCCTTCCGCCCTGGACGCCGCCGGCCTCGATCCCGAAGTGGTGCGCCGCGAAAAAGACGTGCTGGCTGACAAGTATCGTCAGCAGGGCAAGGCTGACAACGTGATCGAGAAGATCGTCGAGTCCGGCCTGAAGACCTATTACAAGGAAGTCTGCCTGCTCGAGCAGGCCTTCATTCACGATACCGGCAAATCCGTTGCCCAAGCCGTGAAGGAAGCTGAGGGCAAAGTCGGTGCGCCGGTGAAAGTCGCCGGTTTTGTGCGCTATGCTCTGGGCGAGGGAATCGAGAAGCAGGAATCCGATTTCGCGGCCGAGGTCGCTGCCGCCAGCGGGCAAAACAACAAGCCCGCCTGA
- a CDS encoding caspase family protein, with translation MGNGAYAKSPLATAANDAGLIAQTLQAAGFDVVGARDLDGDSLRKSFRDFVQKAEASGPGTVAMVYLAGYGLQLAGENYFIPVDSTLNRDTDIPIEGLRISDYIRQLAALPLKSSIVVLDAARQQPFIEGGLPIASGLALVEPETNMLIAYNAAPGTIAPVEQGSYGVYAQSLAEMIRTGGLPLTELFNRLRLRVNEASKGAQVPWDAQKLSVPFMFFDRAPDAPAPAAPDQAAAMRDKPIRELGAQDAYIAALDRDTLQGYEDFLGAYGGDPLAKRVRAIVAARREAITWRRTYRADTPESYWSYLRRYPRGPHAADARRRLAILTAPLEPPPSFAMIDYDVPPPPQDEIIYVDRPVLMFNDPDFDFAPPPPPPVFFLPPPPPDFVVLEPPPEPEGLFILPQPYFVPIPVYVRPPIYVRPPQNNFIFNNIHNTTIINTVINRPPQPAPGPGGPIVGPKGGFGGAGPKGGVGPNAGPGGAKGPPGGGFQPQPGAAGPSLPPAVAQRAALINQGKLPVPPSAAINPRQRPGAPGFQPPQPTSGGSPGSPPSVRPNGFPGQSFPGQQPMQTPNQGLPKANVLPMPGAPGAPPAPPSAGFQGRPPGAVHIPTPGQGPGSAPIVVNPPRPAAPGGVPPAGAPPRLGAPPPPLPSAVPNAPHRPGVLPPPAAGFTPPRPAPQAAPQPQIRQQIQRPVPPPRIAPAPRPAPPTRVAPPPRPAPVARPAPPPRMAPPPPRMAPPPPRPVPPPMARPAPPPRMAPPPLRAAPPPPRPAPPAAAKKCPPNVPRC, from the coding sequence GTGGGCAACGGCGCTTACGCGAAGTCGCCGCTTGCCACCGCTGCCAATGATGCCGGCCTGATTGCGCAGACCCTGCAGGCTGCCGGCTTCGACGTCGTTGGCGCCCGCGATCTTGATGGCGACAGCTTGCGCAAGAGTTTCCGCGATTTTGTCCAGAAGGCGGAGGCGTCCGGGCCTGGCACCGTTGCGATGGTCTATCTCGCAGGTTACGGACTGCAGCTTGCCGGCGAGAACTATTTCATCCCCGTCGACTCGACGCTCAATCGCGACACTGACATCCCGATCGAAGGGTTGCGGATCAGCGACTATATCCGCCAGCTCGCCGCGCTGCCGCTGAAGAGCAGCATTGTCGTGCTGGACGCCGCACGGCAGCAGCCGTTCATTGAAGGCGGCCTGCCGATCGCGAGCGGGCTTGCGCTGGTCGAGCCGGAAACGAACATGCTGATCGCGTACAATGCCGCGCCGGGCACCATCGCGCCGGTCGAGCAGGGCTCCTACGGCGTCTACGCCCAGTCGCTGGCCGAGATGATCCGCACCGGCGGCTTGCCGCTGACGGAGCTCTTCAATCGCCTGCGGCTGCGCGTCAACGAGGCCAGCAAGGGGGCCCAGGTACCCTGGGATGCGCAGAAGCTCAGCGTGCCCTTCATGTTTTTCGATCGCGCGCCAGATGCGCCGGCGCCGGCCGCGCCCGATCAGGCGGCCGCCATGCGCGACAAGCCGATCCGCGAACTCGGTGCACAGGACGCCTACATCGCCGCGCTCGATCGCGACACCCTGCAGGGCTACGAGGATTTTCTTGGCGCCTATGGCGGCGATCCCTTGGCCAAGCGGGTGAGGGCCATCGTCGCGGCGCGGCGCGAAGCGATCACTTGGCGGCGCACCTACCGCGCCGACACGCCGGAAAGCTACTGGTCGTATCTGCGGCGTTATCCCCGCGGGCCGCACGCTGCCGACGCCCGTCGCCGCCTTGCCATTCTGACCGCGCCGCTGGAGCCGCCGCCGAGTTTTGCGATGATTGATTACGACGTGCCGCCGCCGCCGCAGGATGAAATCATCTACGTTGATCGTCCGGTGCTGATGTTCAACGATCCAGACTTCGACTTTGCGCCGCCGCCACCGCCACCGGTGTTTTTCCTGCCGCCGCCGCCACCGGATTTCGTCGTGCTGGAGCCGCCGCCGGAGCCGGAAGGGCTATTCATTCTGCCGCAACCGTATTTCGTGCCGATCCCGGTTTACGTCCGGCCACCGATCTATGTCCGGCCGCCGCAGAACAACTTCATCTTCAACAACATCCACAATACGACGATTATCAACACCGTGATCAATCGCCCGCCGCAGCCTGCCCCGGGGCCGGGTGGGCCCATCGTTGGCCCCAAAGGGGGCTTTGGGGGTGCTGGTCCCAAGGGTGGTGTCGGTCCGAACGCAGGGCCAGGCGGAGCCAAGGGGCCTCCCGGGGGCGGTTTCCAGCCACAGCCCGGGGCTGCAGGCCCGTCGCTGCCGCCTGCAGTCGCCCAGCGGGCTGCGCTTATCAATCAGGGCAAGCTGCCGGTGCCTCCGAGCGCCGCGATCAACCCACGGCAAAGGCCGGGCGCGCCGGGCTTCCAGCCTCCGCAGCCGACGAGCGGTGGGTCACCGGGCTCTCCGCCGTCCGTGCGGCCAAACGGTTTTCCGGGGCAGAGCTTTCCCGGGCAGCAACCCATGCAGACCCCGAATCAAGGGTTGCCGAAAGCCAACGTGCTTCCGATGCCGGGTGCCCCGGGAGCGCCGCCGGCTCCCCCGAGTGCCGGGTTCCAGGGGCGCCCTCCGGGGGCGGTCCATATACCGACGCCTGGCCAGGGGCCGGGGTCGGCGCCTATTGTTGTCAATCCGCCGCGTCCGGCCGCCCCCGGGGGCGTGCCGCCTGCTGGCGCTCCCCCGCGGTTGGGGGCCCCTCCGCCGCCGCTTCCCTCGGCCGTGCCGAATGCTCCACACCGACCGGGCGTTCTGCCGCCGCCAGCAGCTGGGTTTACGCCGCCGCGGCCAGCACCACAGGCAGCGCCGCAACCTCAGATTCGGCAGCAAATTCAGCGGCCTGTGCCGCCACCCCGAATCGCGCCGGCGCCGCGGCCAGCCCCGCCGACGCGTGTCGCGCCACCGCCGCGGCCGGCGCCGGTCGCACGTCCGGCACCTCCGCCACGAATGGCTCCGCCGCCGCCCCGCATGGCGCCTCCGCCACCACGGCCGGTGCCACCCCCGATGGCGCGGCCGGCTCCGCCCCCGCGAATGGCACCTCCGCCACTGCGCGCTGCGCCGCCACCGCCACGCCCGGCACCGCCGGCGGCCGCCAAGAAGTGCCCGCCGAACGTTCCGCGATGCTGA
- a CDS encoding DUF3551 domain-containing protein, which yields MRRILLAGVAVVGFGMGLATSVTPAQAQTGPICMIWREITDCRYFSMAQCNASASGIGADCLYNPGYAGRVESAYDDEPAPRQRPRRRHHRDY from the coding sequence ATGCGAAGGATTTTGTTGGCTGGGGTTGCGGTCGTGGGCTTCGGAATGGGACTGGCCACATCGGTGACACCGGCCCAGGCGCAGACGGGCCCGATTTGCATGATCTGGAGAGAGATCACTGACTGCCGCTACTTCTCGATGGCGCAGTGCAATGCGTCGGCGTCCGGCATCGGCGCGGACTGCCTGTACAATCCTGGCTATGCGGGCCGTGTCGAGAGCGCCTACGACGACGAGCCGGCTCCCCGCCAGCGCCCGCGGCGCCGTCACCATCGGGATTATTGA
- the pyrH gene encoding UMP kinase, translated as MAEPVYRRVVIKLSGEYLAGAQPFGIDQPTIDRVAGDLIKARELGVEIAVVIGGGNIFRGVEVSNRGVSRPTGDTMGMLATMMNCLALDAALERKGQPARTLSAFVMPEISELFTRSAAYKYLSEGRIVLLGGGTGNPFFTTDTTAVLRAGEIGAQAVLKATNVDGVYSADPKKDPTAKRFERLTHSQALEGGYKVMDATAFALARETGVPIIVFSIAEPGSISAILNGTGRGTIVAG; from the coding sequence ATGGCTGAGCCGGTCTATCGACGTGTTGTGATCAAGCTCTCCGGCGAGTACTTGGCCGGCGCCCAGCCATTCGGCATCGACCAGCCGACGATCGACCGGGTCGCAGGCGACCTGATCAAGGCCCGTGAGCTTGGGGTGGAGATTGCCGTCGTGATCGGCGGCGGCAACATCTTCCGCGGCGTGGAAGTCTCCAATCGCGGCGTGTCGCGGCCGACCGGCGACACCATGGGCATGCTCGCCACCATGATGAACTGCCTCGCACTCGACGCGGCGCTGGAGCGCAAGGGGCAGCCGGCGCGGACGCTGTCGGCGTTCGTGATGCCGGAGATCAGCGAGCTGTTCACCCGCAGCGCAGCCTACAAATATCTGTCCGAGGGCCGCATCGTGCTGCTCGGCGGCGGAACCGGGAATCCGTTCTTCACCACCGACACCACGGCGGTGCTGCGCGCCGGCGAAATCGGTGCGCAGGCGGTGCTCAAGGCCACCAATGTCGACGGGGTCTACAGCGCCGATCCGAAAAAGGATCCGACCGCCAAGCGGTTCGAGCGCCTGACGCACTCGCAGGCGTTGGAAGGCGGCTATAAAGTGATGGACGCCACCGCGTTCGCGCTTGCCCGCGAAACCGGCGTGCCTATCATCGTGTTCTCGATTGCCGAGCCGGGCTCGATCAGTGCGATCCTGAACGGGACCGGGCGGGGGACCATCGTCGCGGGATAG
- the dnaE gene encoding DNA polymerase III subunit alpha: MASAGFVHLHVHSAYSLLQGAIKIGGLAELAKADHQPALALTDTDNMFGALEFSDKMAGSGIQPIVGCAVAVDFGDVEQGSRSVLATSHGRLVLLAAREAGYRSLMKLNSRAFLETPVHQSPHIKFDWLLGETEGLIALTGGPDGPISMAITADQAALAATRCDRLVELFGDRLYIELQRHGLDSERRAEPVLIDLAYGKGLPLVATNEPYFATAEDYEAHDALLCIAGGRLIAETDRNQLTPDHRFKTRAEMAVLFADIPEALASTLEIAERCAYRPLTRKPLLPRFTVGADNTGDAASEEAAELRRQAEEGLRARIDLHGIAPGMAEEEYHARLAFEIDVINRMNYAGYFLIVSDFIKWAKAHGIPVGPGRGSGAGSLVAYALTVTDLDPLRFGLLFERFLNPERVSMPDFDIDFCQDRRDEVIRYVQDRYGRDQVAQIITFGTLQARGVLRDVGRVLQMPYGQVDKLTKLVPQNPAAPVTLSAAIESEPKLQAFRDEDPVVARAFAIAQKLEGLTRHASTHAAGVVIGDRPLSELVPLYRDPKSDMPVTQFNMKWVEPAGLVKFDFLGLKTLTVLDVAVKLLKQRDITLDLGTLPIDDAPSYAMLARGEVVGVFQVESQGMRRALVDMRPDRFEDIIALVALYRPGPMANIPTYCARKHGDEEPEYLHPMLEPILKETFGVIIYQEQVMQIAQAMSGYSLGEADLLRRAMGKKIRAEMEKQRARFISGAVEHNIKKDQADTIFELLAKFADYGFNKSHAAAYALVSFQTAYMKAHYPVEFMAASMTLDMGNTDKLSEFRSEIQRLEIKLVPPSVNRSGVTFEVGDGKIFYALAALKGVGAQAVQQIIEARGDKAFTSISDFASRVNPRAINKRVLESLAAAGAFDELDSNRARVFAGADAILAACQRSHAAVTMGQDDMFGSLPDAPSVILPAVEPWLPAERLQREYDAIGFFLSGHPLDDYKVVLKRLNTQSWAEFSQAVKNGRTAGKVAATVVSRMERRTKTGNKMGIIGLSDPTGHFEAVLFSEALGQFREMLEPGLAVLLSLGAELQGDDVRARINNVELLDNAAAKTSMGLKIFVRDAKPLDSIAKRLAMPEPAAAGARPAAPKLVASAAPARSGGDGEVTLVMMLDLETEVEMKLPGRFKVSPQIAGALKAVSGVVDVQTI, translated from the coding sequence ATGGCCTCTGCTGGTTTCGTTCATCTCCACGTTCATTCCGCCTATTCGCTGCTGCAGGGCGCGATCAAGATTGGCGGCCTCGCTGAACTCGCCAAGGCCGATCATCAGCCGGCGCTGGCCCTCACCGACACCGACAACATGTTCGGTGCTCTGGAATTTTCCGACAAGATGGCCGGTTCGGGCATCCAGCCGATCGTGGGCTGCGCCGTCGCGGTCGATTTCGGCGACGTCGAGCAGGGATCGCGCAGCGTGCTGGCGACCTCCCACGGCCGCCTGGTGCTGCTGGCGGCGCGGGAGGCCGGCTACCGCAGCCTGATGAAGCTGAACTCCCGGGCGTTTCTCGAAACCCCGGTGCATCAGTCCCCGCATATCAAGTTCGACTGGCTGCTCGGTGAGACCGAAGGCTTGATCGCCTTGACCGGTGGTCCCGACGGCCCGATTTCGATGGCGATCACCGCGGATCAGGCGGCACTGGCCGCGACTCGTTGCGATCGTCTGGTCGAATTGTTCGGCGACCGGCTGTACATCGAGCTGCAGCGTCATGGTCTCGACAGCGAGCGTCGCGCCGAACCGGTCCTGATCGATCTCGCCTACGGCAAGGGCCTGCCGCTGGTGGCGACCAACGAGCCGTATTTCGCCACGGCGGAGGATTACGAAGCCCATGACGCGCTGCTGTGCATCGCCGGCGGTCGCCTGATCGCGGAAACCGACCGCAACCAGCTGACACCGGACCATCGTTTCAAGACCCGCGCCGAAATGGCGGTGCTGTTCGCCGACATTCCCGAGGCGCTGGCATCGACGCTGGAGATCGCCGAGCGTTGCGCCTATCGCCCGCTGACTCGCAAGCCGCTGCTGCCGCGCTTTACCGTCGGCGCCGACAATACCGGCGATGCGGCGAGCGAAGAGGCCGCCGAATTGCGCCGCCAGGCGGAAGAGGGGCTGCGGGCGCGTATTGATCTGCACGGCATTGCGCCGGGCATGGCGGAGGAAGAATACCACGCGCGGCTCGCCTTCGAGATCGACGTCATCAACCGCATGAACTATGCGGGCTACTTCCTGATCGTGTCCGACTTCATCAAGTGGGCGAAGGCGCACGGCATTCCGGTGGGGCCGGGACGTGGTTCGGGCGCGGGCTCGCTGGTCGCCTATGCGCTGACCGTCACGGACCTCGATCCGCTCCGCTTCGGCCTGCTGTTCGAGCGCTTCCTCAATCCGGAACGCGTCTCGATGCCGGACTTCGACATCGACTTCTGCCAGGATCGCCGCGATGAGGTGATCCGTTATGTGCAGGATCGCTATGGCCGCGATCAGGTCGCCCAGATCATCACCTTCGGTACGCTGCAGGCGCGCGGCGTGCTACGCGACGTCGGCCGCGTGTTGCAGATGCCCTACGGCCAGGTCGACAAGCTGACCAAGCTGGTGCCGCAGAATCCTGCCGCACCGGTCACCCTGTCCGCGGCCATCGAAAGCGAGCCGAAGCTGCAGGCGTTTCGCGACGAGGATCCGGTGGTCGCGCGCGCCTTCGCCATCGCGCAGAAGCTCGAGGGCTTGACCCGTCACGCCTCGACCCACGCCGCCGGCGTGGTGATCGGCGACCGGCCGCTGAGTGAGCTCGTGCCGCTCTACCGCGATCCGAAATCCGACATGCCGGTGACCCAGTTCAACATGAAATGGGTCGAGCCGGCGGGCCTCGTGAAGTTCGACTTCCTCGGCCTGAAGACGCTGACCGTGCTCGATGTCGCCGTCAAATTGCTGAAGCAACGCGATATCACCCTCGATCTCGGCACGCTGCCGATCGACGATGCGCCGAGTTATGCGATGCTGGCGCGCGGTGAAGTGGTCGGTGTGTTCCAGGTTGAAAGCCAGGGCATGCGCCGCGCTCTGGTCGACATGCGCCCCGACCGTTTCGAGGACATTATCGCGCTGGTCGCGCTCTATCGTCCCGGTCCGATGGCGAACATCCCGACCTATTGCGCGCGCAAGCACGGCGACGAGGAGCCGGAATACCTGCATCCGATGCTGGAGCCGATCCTGAAGGAAACCTTCGGCGTCATCATCTACCAGGAGCAGGTGATGCAGATCGCGCAGGCGATGTCGGGCTACTCGCTCGGCGAAGCCGACCTGCTGCGCCGCGCCATGGGCAAGAAGATCCGCGCCGAGATGGAAAAGCAGCGCGCGCGCTTCATTTCCGGTGCGGTCGAACACAACATCAAGAAGGATCAGGCCGACACCATCTTCGAACTGCTGGCCAAGTTCGCCGACTACGGCTTCAACAAAAGTCACGCTGCCGCCTACGCGCTGGTCTCGTTCCAGACCGCCTACATGAAGGCGCACTATCCGGTGGAGTTTATGGCGGCGTCGATGACGCTCGACATGGGCAACACCGACAAGCTCTCGGAGTTTCGGTCCGAGATCCAGCGGCTGGAGATCAAGCTGGTGCCGCCGTCGGTCAACCGCTCCGGTGTCACCTTCGAGGTCGGCGACGGCAAGATCTTTTATGCCCTGGCGGCGCTGAAGGGCGTTGGCGCCCAAGCCGTGCAGCAGATCATCGAGGCGAGGGGCGACAAGGCGTTCACATCGATTTCGGATTTCGCGTCGCGGGTCAATCCGCGCGCCATCAACAAGCGGGTGCTGGAAAGCCTCGCGGCGGCGGGCGCCTTCGACGAACTCGACAGCAATCGCGCGCGCGTGTTCGCCGGCGCGGACGCCATCCTCGCCGCCTGCCAGCGCAGCCATGCGGCGGTGACCATGGGACAGGACGACATGTTCGGCAGCCTGCCGGACGCCCCCTCGGTCATCCTGCCCGCAGTCGAGCCGTGGCTGCCGGCGGAGCGGCTGCAGCGCGAATACGATGCGATCGGCTTCTTCCTCTCGGGCCATCCGCTGGATGACTACAAGGTCGTGCTGAAACGCCTGAACACCCAGTCGTGGGCGGAGTTCTCGCAAGCGGTCAAGAACGGCCGCACCGCGGGCAAGGTCGCGGCCACCGTGGTGTCGCGAATGGAGCGGCGCACCAAAACCGGCAACAAGATGGGCATCATCGGCCTGTCCGATCCGACCGGGCATTTCGAAGCGGTGCTGTTCTCCGAGGCGCTGGGCCAGTTTCGCGAGATGCTGGAGCCGGGGCTTGCGGTGCTGCTGTCGCTCGGGGCCGAATTGCAGGGCGACGACGTTCGCGCCCGCATCAACAATGTCGAGCTGCTGGACAACGCCGCCGCCAAAACCTCGATGGGGCTGAAGATCTTCGTTCGTGATGCCAAACCGCTGGATTCGATCGCCAAGCGCCTGGCCATGCCGGAGCCCGCGGCCGCCGGTGCGCGGCCGGCGGCGCCCAAGCTCGTAGCCAGTGCTGCGCCGGCACGGTCCGGTGGCGACGGCGAAGTGACGCTGGTCATGATGCTCGACCTCGAGACCGAGGTAGAGATGAAGCTGCCCGGCCGCTTCAAGGTATCACCGCAGATCGCCGGCGCCTTGAAGGCCGTCTCCGGCGTGGTCGACGTGCAGACCATTTAG
- a CDS encoding 30S ribosomal protein S2, translated as MALPDFSMRQLLEAGVHFGHQSHRWNPKMADYIFGARNNIHIIDLAQTVPLLHRALQAVSDTVAKGGRILFVGTKRQAQDGVADAAKRSAQYFVNSRWLGGTLTNWKTISGSIKRLRHLDEILASTEGQQYTKKERLDLQRERDKLDRSLGGIKDMGGLPDMIFVIDTNKEDIAIQEAQRLNIPVAAIVDTNCDPKGITYLVPGNDDAGRAISLYCDLIARAAIDGISRAQGEQGIDIGALANPVREELPAAAETAAFQGLAGPRGVADDLKKLTGVSGAIEKKLNDLGIFHYWQLAELDQAKAHHIGEEVGLPGRADSWVTKAKELTAEAE; from the coding sequence ATGGCGCTTCCCGATTTTTCTATGCGTCAGCTGCTTGAAGCTGGCGTTCACTTTGGTCACCAGTCCCACCGATGGAATCCGAAGATGGCGGATTACATCTTCGGTGCCCGCAACAACATTCACATCATCGACCTCGCGCAGACCGTGCCCTTGCTGCACCGTGCGCTGCAGGCCGTCAGCGATACTGTCGCCAAGGGCGGCCGCATCCTGTTCGTCGGCACCAAGCGCCAGGCCCAGGACGGCGTTGCCGACGCTGCGAAGCGTTCGGCGCAATATTTCGTCAATTCGCGCTGGCTCGGCGGCACTCTGACCAACTGGAAGACCATTTCCGGCTCGATCAAGCGCCTGCGTCACCTCGACGAGATCCTCGCGTCGACCGAGGGCCAGCAGTACACCAAGAAGGAGCGTCTTGATCTGCAGCGCGAGCGCGACAAGCTGGACCGTTCGCTCGGCGGCATCAAGGACATGGGCGGTCTGCCCGACATGATCTTCGTGATCGACACCAACAAGGAAGACATCGCCATCCAGGAAGCCCAGCGGCTGAACATCCCGGTGGCGGCGATCGTCGATACCAACTGCGATCCGAAGGGCATCACCTATCTGGTCCCCGGCAATGACGACGCTGGCCGCGCCATCAGCCTGTACTGCGATCTGATCGCGCGCGCCGCGATCGACGGCATTTCACGGGCTCAAGGCGAGCAAGGCATCGACATCGGTGCGCTGGCCAACCCGGTGCGTGAAGAGCTTCCGGCGGCTGCGGAGACGGCGGCCTTCCAGGGGCTGGCCGGACCGCGCGGCGTGGCCGACGATCTCAAGAAGCTCACCGGCGTGTCCGGCGCGATCGAGAAGAAACTCAACGATCTCGGTATTTTCCACTACTGGCAGCTGGCCGAGCTCGATCAGGCCAAGGCCCACCACATCGGCGAAGAAGTCGGTCTGCCGGGTCGTGCCGACAGCTGGGTGACCAAGGCCAAGGAACTGACCGCGGAAGCGGAGTGA